A part of Caretta caretta isolate rCarCar2 chromosome 1, rCarCar1.hap1, whole genome shotgun sequence genomic DNA contains:
- the SYPL1 gene encoding synaptophysin-like protein 1, translated as MCGLLKPGGYLQASLSLSPQKMTGLQVNLSPLLEPLGFMKVLEWIFSIFVFATCGGYKGTTTILVSCKGVVNKTVTAAFAYPFRLNTAVFSAPDPTRCGGTWTDFHLVGNFSSSAQFFVTFAVLVFLYCIAALVLYVGYMHLYQNTGKIPLIDLVITVMAAFLWLVSTSAWAKALTDIKISTGPSIVQEIASCKLPGSTCLFASVTSMGTLNVSVAFGLLNMILWGGNAWFVYKETSLHNPSNSTSQSSGIYPPTTGI; from the exons ATGTGTGGGCTGCTCAAGCCAGGGGGTTACTTGCAGGCCTCTTTGTCTCTTTCTCCCCAGAAAATGACTGGCCTTCAGGTCAACCTCAGCCCGCTGCTGGAGCCACTTGGCTTCATGAAGGTCCTTGAGTGG attttttccATCTTTGTTTTTGCCACCTGTGGAGGTTATAAAGGTACAACTACAATTTTAGTTTCTTGTAAAGGTGTTGTGAACAAAACAGTTACAGCTGCTTTTGCTTATCCATTCAG GTTGAATACAGCTGTGTTTAGTGCACCAGATCCAACACGATGCGGTGGCACTTGGACTGACTTTCACCTTGTGGGCAACTTCTCCTCTTCTGCACAGTTCTTTGTAACTTTTGCAGTCCTGGTATTCCTTTACTGTATTGCTGCCCTTGTACTATATGTTGGGTACATGCACCTGTATCAGAACACTGGCAAAATCCCATTGATT GACTTGGTTATTACTGTCATGGCTGCTTTTCTGTGGCTGGTCAGCACTTCAGCCTGGGCTAAGGCACTTACTGATATAAAAATATCCACCGGTCCCAGCATTGTTCAGGAGATTGCATCTTGCAAATTACCAGGATCAACTTGTTTGTTTGCCTCTGTTACCAGCATGGGAACTCTGAATGTGTCCGTG gctttTGGATTACTTAACATGATTCTGTGGGGAGGAAATGCTTGGTTTGTATACAAGGAGACCAGCTTGCATAACCCATCAAACTCAACTTCCCAAAGCTCAGGAATCTATCCACCTACAACAGGAATATAA